TGCCCGAGCACCGCGACCAGCGCGATCACCGCGCCCGCCGCGATCGTGGCGACCAGGTCCCGCAGCGGCCGTCCCCACAGGAACAGCACCGCGAACCAGCCGACCGTGCCCCACCCCCAGTTCGCCGAGTGGAACAGCAGCTCCGCGCCGCTGGCCGGGAAGACCACCGCGTCGACCAGCAGCAACCCCACCACCAGCGGCCACGCCGGCAGCGGCCCGCCACGCAGCAGCCGCCACCCGGCGAATCCGCCGGCCGCCGCCACCGCCAGCCAGCCGCCGCCGACCAGCCACGGCCACCGCAGCGCCGACCAGCTCAGCAGTACGGCAGGCAGGCTGATCAGCAGATGCCAGCCGTACGCGATCACCACCGCCGCGATCCGGGCCCCCCGGTCGGATGCGCTCACCACCGCGCCCGCGCCGCCCGCCGTCCCGCCCCGCGCGACAGCCGACGTGCTGCCCGGGGTCGTGCTGCCCGGGGTCGTGGTGGCAGCCGTCGTGCTGCCCGGGGTCGTGGTGGCAGCCGTCGCGCTGGCCGGCGGTCCGACCTGGTCAGCCGGCATCCGGCCACTCCAGGATGATCCGGGCGCCCCGGCCGGGAGCGGAGTCCACGGTGGCCCGGCCACCGGCCGCCGCCATCCGGCCACCGATCGACTCACGCAGCCCGTACCGGTGGCCGGGGACCCGGGCCGGGTCGAAGCCCGGCCCGTCGTCGACCACCTCGACCACGACGGTCCCGGCGATCCCGGTCAGGCGCAGCCACGCGGTCGCGCCCGGCGCGTGCCGTTGCACGTTCGCCAGCGCGGCGGCGGCGCTCTCGGCGATCGCCTCGGCCACCACCGCCGGCACCCGCACGCCTCCCGCCGGCCCGTCGGCTTCCGTCGGCCCGTCGGCCGCTGCCGATCCGCCTGCTTGCCGGTCCGCTGCCGTCGGGTCGTGGCGCACCGGGGGGCCGGCGGGCCGGCCGGTGGTCGTCGGCGGGTCCCCGGTCGTCTCGACGATCACCGGCAGGTCGGGGAAACGCGCGGCCACCTCGCGCAGACGCACGTCCAGCGGCGCCGGTCGACCGCCGGCCGGCGCGCCGGCCGCCGGGCTGACCGAGGGTGGCTCCGCCGACGCGCCGGCCGCGGAGAAGGCGAGCAGGTCACTCGCGGCCCGGTCCCGCAACGACGCCGAGCCGGAACGGACCGCGCCCAACCCCACCATGGTCAACGTGGACAGCGCCGTGTCGTGCAGGTCCCGGTTGTGTCGCCGCTCGGCCTCGCGGGCGGCCCGGGCGACCAGCGCGTCCCGGGCGACGCGCTGCCGTTCGGCGAAGGCCAGGTCCGCCCGCCGGCTGCTGCGCCGCAGCACGACGGCCAGCGCCGTCCCGGAGGCGGTCTGCACGACGAGGGTGGTCGCGTGCGCGACGGCCTCGGCGTCGTTGCCGGCCAGGTGCGCGCCGTACGCGTACGCGCCGGTGACCAGCAACCCGGCCGGCACCGCCCACCGTGGCCGCAGGGCGAGCTGGGCCACGATCACCGTCGTGCTGGCCAGGATCGCCACCCAACTCACCTCGCCGGGCAGCACCTCGGCGGCGACCAGCCGGGGAATCAGCAGACACGCGCCGACGGTCAGCGCGACGTCCACCGCGATCAGCGCGGGGGTGAGGCCGTGCCGGCCACCCACCCGGGCGAACCACCCCGACCAGGCGGTGAGCACGCCGACCACCACCAGCAGCAGCGTCTGGTCGACCGGCTCGGACCGGACCGCCAGGGCGGCTGCCGCGCCGGCCAGGCCGCAGGTCACCCGCAGCACGACGGGCAGCGTGGTGAACACCCGCCCCAACGCGTCGGCGGCCGGGCTCTGCGCGACACCCGGGATCGGCGGTGGCGGTGGCGGAGCGGTGGTGGGACCGTCCGGCGCTCCCACCGTGGGCATGCTGACGACCGGCATTCGGGGGAGGCATCCTTCCGGCTGTGATCCGTACGGGCGCACGACGGGATGCAACGGCCGGAGGATAACACGCACCGAGGGCAGAAAGGGCCGCCCCGACCGCCTCCGACGGCCTCGAGTTACGCCACCGGGTCGTGGGTGCCCTGAGGGACGTCGGGACGGCAGCGGCGCAGCCGGTCGGCGGTCAACCGTCCGCCCACCGCCAGGCCGTACCGCTCCACCGCGGTCAGCCCGTACGCGCTGCACGTGGGGGTGAAGCGGCACCGGCCGGGCCAGTGGGCCGACAGCCAGCGCCGGTAGCCGAGGATCGCCGCCCGCCCCGCCCGGTCCACCACCGGCGTACGGCCCGGTCGGCTGCCGCCGGCCGGTCGGCCGGCGTGCCGCTGTGGACGGGTCACCGGGCCGGCGTGCCGCTGTGGAGGCGTCACCAGGCCGGCGAGCGTCGCGCCCAGGGTCAGCAGGAACGAGAACAGCCCGAAGTCGCAGCAGGCCGGGCCGTCGCAGTCACAGCCGTCACAGGAGCCCCAGTCGGACTTCCGCTTGCGCTTCCTGCGGGCCCGCCCGTGGCCGGTCAGTTTGATCATGCGGCCATGATGCGACACGCTGTCCACGCCTCCGCGGGACGCCCTCCGGGGGACGCCTTCGTCGCCGTCGGCCGCCTATGGTGCGGGTATGACGACTCGCGCCGAGGTGCCGCCCCTTCGCCTGGAACCGATGACCGAGGACGGGTACGACAGGTACCGCGCCGGATCCGAGGCCGGGTACGTGGACAGCATCGTCGCCAGCGGCTCGATGCCCCGCGCGGAGGCGGAGGAGAAGGCGCGCGCGGACCTCCGGCGGCTGCTGCCCGACGGGCCCCGGACGGCGGGTCACCACTTCTGGACCCTGCACGACGACGGGGCCGGGGTCGAGGTCGGCATCCTGTGGCTGCACGTCGAGACGAAGTCCGACGGCCGGCACGCCTTCGTCTACGACGTCGAGGTGCACGAGGGGCTGCGCCGACGCGGCTACGGCCGGGGGATCATGCAGGCCGTCGACAGGTGGTGCCGGGAGGCCAGGGTGGCGACGGTGGGACTGAACGTCTTCGGCCACAACACCGGCGCCCGCGCCCTGTACGAGGAGATGGGCTACCAGGTCACGTCCGTCCAGATGCGGAAGTTCCTCTAGCGGTTCTCGAGCGCGGGGGCTTCCCGCCGACCGGATCCACTGACACCATCCATCGAAAGGTCTCACTCTCGATTGTGGAGGTTCGGATGCGGTCTCGTCTGGCGAGTGTCCTCGGTGCCGGCGCGTTGCTGGCCACCGCCGTGCTGGTGCCGGCGTCCCCGGCGTCGGCGGCCCCGTCGTTCCGGGTGCCGTTCCCGTGCAACCAGAACTGGTCGGGGCAGACCCGGACCAACCACAGCCCGCAGTACGCGATCGACTTCAACCGGACCGACGACCACGGCGACCCGGTCAAGGCCAGCGCGCCCGGCACGGTCGACGTGGTCACCAACCTCGGCGACACCAGCTACGGCCGGTACGTGCGGATCAACCACGGTGGCGGCTACACCACCTACTACGCCCACCTGAGCGGGTTCAACGTCTCCGTCGGGCAGAGCGTCAACTACGGCACCACCATCGGGTACGTCGGCAACAGCGGCGGCTCCAGCGGCTCGCACCTGCACTACGAGCAGCGCCTCAACGGATCCGACATCAAGGTGCGGTTCAGCGGCAACCTGGCGCTCTACTGGGGTACGCAGAACTACGTCCGTACCGCCGGCTGCTGACCGGCGGGCGGTCGCCGTACCCTGGCGGAAAATCCCGTCCACCGTGGAGGGTGACCGCCCGTGGAGCCCACGCCCGACGACCCGTACGCCGAGCTGCGGCAGGCGCTGGAGGCGGTGCTCCGCCGCCGCAGGGGGGCCGACCCGAGGGCCCTCCTGACGGCGCTCGACCGGATCGCGGAGCGCGGCGAGGAGCCCGCCGAGCTGCTCGACGCGATGCGGCTGCTGGTGGAGAACCAGATCGCCGTCCAGGACCGTGACTACGCCACCCTGCTGCTCATGCCGGGCCGCT
The sequence above is a segment of the Micromonospora sp. WMMD882 genome. Coding sequences within it:
- a CDS encoding ATP-binding protein, which encodes MPVVSMPTVGAPDGPTTAPPPPPPIPGVAQSPAADALGRVFTTLPVVLRVTCGLAGAAAALAVRSEPVDQTLLLVVVGVLTAWSGWFARVGGRHGLTPALIAVDVALTVGACLLIPRLVAAEVLPGEVSWVAILASTTVIVAQLALRPRWAVPAGLLVTGAYAYGAHLAGNDAEAVAHATTLVVQTASGTALAVVLRRSSRRADLAFAERQRVARDALVARAAREAERRHNRDLHDTALSTLTMVGLGAVRSGSASLRDRAASDLLAFSAAGASAEPPSVSPAAGAPAGGRPAPLDVRLREVAARFPDLPVIVETTGDPPTTTGRPAGPPVRHDPTAADRQAGGSAAADGPTEADGPAGGVRVPAVVAEAIAESAAAALANVQRHAPGATAWLRLTGIAGTVVVEVVDDGPGFDPARVPGHRYGLRESIGGRMAAAGGRATVDSAPGRGARIILEWPDAG
- the yidD gene encoding membrane protein insertion efficiency factor YidD; its protein translation is MIKLTGHGRARRKRKRKSDWGSCDGCDCDGPACCDFGLFSFLLTLGATLAGLVTPPQRHAGPVTRPQRHAGRPAGGSRPGRTPVVDRAGRAAILGYRRWLSAHWPGRCRFTPTCSAYGLTAVERYGLAVGGRLTADRLRRCRPDVPQGTHDPVA
- a CDS encoding GNAT family N-acetyltransferase; amino-acid sequence: MTTRAEVPPLRLEPMTEDGYDRYRAGSEAGYVDSIVASGSMPRAEAEEKARADLRRLLPDGPRTAGHHFWTLHDDGAGVEVGILWLHVETKSDGRHAFVYDVEVHEGLRRRGYGRGIMQAVDRWCREARVATVGLNVFGHNTGARALYEEMGYQVTSVQMRKFL
- a CDS encoding M23 family metallopeptidase, translated to MRSRLASVLGAGALLATAVLVPASPASAAPSFRVPFPCNQNWSGQTRTNHSPQYAIDFNRTDDHGDPVKASAPGTVDVVTNLGDTSYGRYVRINHGGGYTTYYAHLSGFNVSVGQSVNYGTTIGYVGNSGGSSGSHLHYEQRLNGSDIKVRFSGNLALYWGTQNYVRTAGC